In the Vanacampus margaritifer isolate UIUO_Vmar chromosome 9, RoL_Vmar_1.0, whole genome shotgun sequence genome, tctgggttattttttaccttttttagaGTGCATTGAACCCCCATTTATCACCAGTGATACATTCCCGGCCCACCCCCACTAGGTGAAAATCTGCGATCTGGAGAGAtcttatcattctttttttcatatttttacattaaacaaATCGAAACGTATTAAAACACACATTGTAAAGTATTCTGTAGCACTACGGGTCTGCAATACATTTCTCCAATGGGGCTTGTGTGCTTCCCCCTACAGGACAAAGGTGGCACTGCAGCGGATGGGCACTCATTGGCAGACACCTTCTTGTTCCCGCCTGCTTTTCGTCTTTCCACATGCGAGGGTTATCCCGGCCACCGAGCGGCGGACAACATCTTCAGCCATCTTCCCATGCACTCCCAACAAGCCAAGGTCCCCTACCTGATGATTCCCATCGGAGGGATTCAAATGGTACAAGCCAGGCCAAGGTCCAATCCTTCCACCCCCTTGTCGCCGATGTCTCCTTCCACGGAGGGGCCGTCGCCGGCCAGGTTTGACTCTTTCTGGGGCGGGACCCCAGGACCTCAAGGGAGTAGGACTCCTGGGAGTGACTGGTCAGCGGACTACAAGGCAGCAGGAGGCAGCCAATCAGTGCAGTGCAGCGTCAGTGCACAAGTCATGTGTTCCAAACTGGAGTTGGAGACCATGGACTCAAAGCAATATGGCAGCTCACAAAGCTCCGCCCACACGCGCAGGCGTGCTACTGAGTCGAGCGAACGCGGCGTCCAAGACGCACCCTTCGGTCTAGCCGCCCCTGTATCCTCGCGCCCGATTGGACAGCGGTCAGAGGGTGAGGGCAGAGCGACTAGAGAAGACCCGAGCACCTAATTTGATGCATCTCCAACTTGCTTTTTCACTTGCTACATTCGTCTTGTTTTTcaattgctttctttttttttatacagttttcAATACTATTGTTAACTTAAATGTTTGTTCTttggcaatattcaggtttgtcataaaaaatgcactttttttctttgtgaaaaTAATGTTTCTGTAAATGTATATACCAGAATGATATATGATTATACACTTCCTGTATCGCTGTTGATACTGGTAATGCTACTGTCTGTTTGAATATGTGTCAGAGTAATACGAACATGTGTAAATGACCAAAAtcttaaatcaaaaatgttttcgttttttttccagtattaCTCCAATTATATAGTTACTTGTGCCTTTTCTGTCCAGGTTTGTGTTTTGAGGTGTATAGTACAGATGAGAAGGCTGTGAAATTTTATATTGGACTTTTGTGTCATTGAGGAAGATTTATATTCGGTGTTCTGTTTTGTTCTTAATACTGTTGCTTTAATTCCAGGGTAACCAAGAGTCACATCGATGATACATTGAAGGAGCAGCCGAAAACCCGTCAAAGGAAATGCACTGAAgttctattttttattgtaagagACTTTGGATGAGAAATCTCTTTACAGGGAAGAGCGCTCCTTATTTATTGCTATTTGATGACAATGATCGTTGTTTcagagttgttgttttattttttactctttgttaaacggggggggggggggggggcaatgtttctttttcttacttttttttcatgatgttCATGCAATTTGAATTGGGGACAAAGATATGAGGGATGGAGTTTGACAGGTACCGGCGGATCAAGTGCCCTGCAAATTTCACACACAGCAAAATTTGCAGTCATtggacaaaaattaaaaaacaaatattgcacCAAAGACCCTGTAGGTTTTGCCTTTTTGTAAACTTAGCACATTGAGGGTGGAAAGTCAACGCCACCCTTTAAAATGCAAGATACCTTATTCATGTTTTGCAGCTCTTCATAATTGGATGTGTATTGATTAGGTGTGTTTCTCTCTACTAACAACACTTCAACAGTCATACAAACTGTGGTTTTGTGACAAAATGCAatctaacaaaaaaatctatcttATTCAAGGTCAGGAATCAAAATCATTAGAATGTGCATTGATGACTTTATTTTGGAATGTAATAGCTCGGTGCAATAGTGGTTCGCACGTCCGCTTCATCATTGAAAAAATTTAGGTTTATATAGAACCTTCAGGCGTCTgccagaaaacaaaaatgtcaggaaaaaccTACTCAAACATCTatactttatttggggttaatcagattcacatttaacatttaatatcattgttaaattgttaattttaattttgaaaatagccagattttagtttattttgatttcccctcatgaaatgataaaaaaaaaaaaacttttaaaattgaGGGGTTTTTTTAGGTCAAaatggtgggaaaaaatgtcaactgtacacaaaaacctggcatttggacaggggtgtgtagacttttaggCTGTAAGTGTGGTTGTGTGAGTAAATGGTTGTGTTGTGACACTATTATGTATTGTAGGGCTTGCAGCGAACGCCACCAGTCGAGAGGGCGCCCGGCCTTTGTGTCAGAACCAGCTGGATCAAGCTGCAGCTCACCCGTCACCCTAAAtaggataagcggtagaaaatggatggtcagacacaaattcaaatattagaggggtgcacacttgtgcaaccacattattttagtttttatttaaatttccatatTGTTAACAATACTGAATATTATCTgaattgtgtgttgtttttttccaggtttttttcctctctgttctggtcatttttttttttaagtaaatgtttttaagttaGGTGCTAGTATTTCCTATTTGTTTAACAATACTGAATATTATCTGAATTATGTTAAGTTGGGTGCTAGGATTCACGTTAGCTCACTCTGAACATGAAAGTGAAGAATCGAACATCCTTATAGTTAAATTCATGTTTCATATTTGTTAATATGCCTAATTATACCTAAAATACCTAAAACCTCCCACACTTTGTGTGGCAAAACAAGTTTGACCAACAGAGGTCGTTGTTCAATCATGAAGCTTTTGGagctaaatatatatttacaattctCACAGAAAGTGGTTGTCACTCAAATTAAGaacatgttttcagttcaaaaattttgcaactttattatatcatatatatactGTCACTGCATATTATGGAAGCCCATTTCTGCTAgtggatttgtatttatttatttatttattatcaccTGTGGGAgggggattttttaaattattgctaTCCTAAAATATTATTAGCCATCTGGAGGAAGAGAACCAAGTGACCTACAGACTTtataaaatagcacaaatagcATTATCAAGCTAAAAGCCAATGGGTTGGCACAAGCTTACTcctcttttctattttttctatttttttttatgttttcagccAAAATGGAGTGTGACCAATGCAACACTGTTACTCATATTATCAGAAAAAGACACAttattaatgtttttcttttatttcataGCGAAGTTTGTTTTTAACCGATTAGCATAGAAGCTAACACAGCTAGCAGTTACTcttgagcaaaaacaaacatttgcaacCCAATGTGTGATACATATGTCGTATAAAACATCTCTGTAAAACTATTCCTGGTTTCAGGGTTACATAAAACTCACCACTGGCGAGTACATGGCCCAATAATGCGACTCTTGCTGTGACATGGCATTCCATGATGGCGGCATTATAGAAAACATGCTTAAGCAAGAACGTAACACCTGTGTCTTTTTTGGTATCCATACTGTTGCATGCTATGCGGCGGGTGGCCTTAATGTGATGGGATGCCCGCGGAGAGCCGCACATCTGCGCTCCTGAGGGAACTCAACTTGTGACCTCTGCAGCAAGAATGTGTTGTCAAACCCGCGCAGTCATGATGCTGTGTGGCCATGTCACACATTCCACACATCCTTATGGGAAGAACAATGTGTTCTACATTTACGTAAAGAATTCTATTTACAGTAAAAATGCAGCTTTTTGGGTCAGAGTCGATTCCGCATGGCAAATCTTAGCATCTCTGGAGCTTCCTTCCACACTCCAATAGCACATGATagcttcattgaagactctaaaatgacaaaaaaagtgaaaaaatagttGCTTTAATGAGTACAAGCATTACACAgtaaaaatttgagttttttttttttttaaacatatcttTTGACCCATTGATTGGATGTGTTATGGTCAAGTCATTGCTTTGATATAAgtggcatatttttttatatatttacttcTTGTTTACTTTAAATAGACACTTTCTTTATTGAATATTTAgctattattaacatttattttgttaatgaaagtaACTCTTTTTGAGTGTTAAAAAGTAGAACGCTGGAGAGTTCAGTACTATTTTAACACTACACAATAGTGTAGTGTAAAATCATCACTGACCAGTTTTGACTAGTGTTACATTTCAACTACCATCAAAGTTGTTTTAACTCCAtcctagtgtaaaaaaaaaataaaataaataaagtacacattcaaaagtgttgttttaattatatttagtgATGACTAATATAGACACTTCTGAAGTGTTAAATTAACACTACCAAATATGCAAATAGTACATATAATAATATAGAAtagtatagaaaatagatggaggTTACAGGTCAGATTATTTTAGAGGGAGAAAACAGTCCCGATGAGTTGACGTGTTTATGATCAACACATTTCCTACGGTAGTGAGGGAACATCAACTCCattcataaatgactacatttcaaagtaaggttCATAGTAAGACTAGTCTAGACCATGAAAAGGTGAATCACGGTGTTACAGACAGTTCAGCATCAATCATTTCATACTTGGTGTCAGACTGCTGACATTGGTAGCGCAAGTTCATACAAACGGCTTGCAGCTGAGATCGTGTTATAGCGTCCTAGACATCACTCATGAGCTTTACAAAGGCACCTTTTCTTTATTTATCACACTGTATGTATGGTACAAATGCATAAACATGATCTAAATATGGACTACAGATCTAATTAATAACTTGTTTACAGTAATGCTTGGTTTTGCTAGACACTAACAAAGAGATGtatcttgctctctctctctcgccttATTTGGTCACATGAGACAAAAATAGTTATATATTAGGAAACCATAATATGAACATACAACATATCAACATGACAAATTTGGAATGACTCCGTTGAGTGTTTTGAACGCACATGGGGTGGgtggaggggggaggggtgtCGCCCATTGTGGCTCCATGGCAACTGTGGGCGGAACTGTTGTCATGACGTCATTAAAGCGGGAGCGAAGCCGTATAAGAGTGCGTCACACAAACGCAACACAGCAATGACCGCACAGCTGAGTGCACCTCCGACCAATATGTCCTCTCACGTCAGCATTTTACTTCTCATCACACTTTGGGTGTCCCTGCAGCTCGGTGAGTGCACTTTTATCAgctttgtgtgattttttaataaatattctgcaatttatttatttatccgtCTATGGAAGGAGAAAAACATGATCCAAAGCATATCACAGCATACGGCAAGTCTaaaaagtgctttaaaaaaaagcacacacacacacaattccgACAAATATTCATCTTTTTTGTCACTAACAGGCTCTGGGCGCGCACTGATGAAGGCCCAAGATGCACATGATGACCATGACGGTGTCGGAGCGGCGAGGTTAAGGAGCAAACGTTGCGCATGTAGCAGCGTGCACGACTCTGAGTGCTACTACTTCTGCCACCTGGACATAATATGGGTCAATACGGCCAGGTGAGTTACGTAGGAAGCGATGAGCTGACCCTAGTGATCATTTCAAAGTAAATCGGCATGATCAATGTATGATTAAATAGGTTGGGTGTGCAAAGTAATAAAGAGCAAAGTCTTTGCTTATGGCTTATTATCGTTGTGACTTTGTTTGTGCAGTAAGACAACACTTTATGGTCTCGGTGGCGCTAAGGTGCGACAACGAAGGTCTGCAGGCAGGTGCACTTGCGATGACCTCGACGACCTCTTCTGCTCTAGTTTTTGCGATCTGAGGTGAGTGCATCACactttaactcgttcactgccattgacggctatagacgtcaaaaattcatttgaactatttcaattttttttggagagagcGCTTAgtattgctctctttttttttctttttttttttgtatgtgcatgtgcgtgtgagtgtgtgctcattaattcacctaaaacctattaaaaatcccataccgttcacctaaaccgaatacttctgaaacggaactatttctattagtttaacattttttcccacttttgctaacaagagtatgaaaacctagaaaaaaaaatattgtaaatttagaagagatgaatcgtgagttaactagtgaagtcatgtgattaattacagttaaaaaatgtaatcgcctgacgggcctaatttaaatatatatatatatatatatatataaaataaggggcatttaatcgtaattaatcgcatgataattttatatctgttataaatatacaataaagttctaggttttcataaaaaatttaatgaaatgaaaaaaatattaaactaatagaaatactgttGAAAGCCGTTGTAGTGGGCTTTCAggggttaattttaaacatttaacaagCCTGTAAAGATAAGGTGTTCAAAGTTAAGTTAGTACACAAAGAAATAATAAATCTGGATTACAGTATATCCAGGTTTCTGAATgataaatttgaagaaaaaaaattctccataGCAAATAATGGAAATGGAATTACTTTGCATCGCAATTAAATGTTTCCATCATAAATCTTTTATTATCTGTACAGGCAATGCACTGGATTAGCCTTGCAACCTATTTGAAAATTAGATAACCTCTGTATAATTACTCACAAAACTGAAATAATACTTCAGTGCTCACCCTTCAAGGACATGTGACTTCCATATACGTACAAAGTGTCAAAAATCTCAACAAATCCGATACTTGccttaaagtgaaagtcaaccataaacatttcttgacaataatatgttatatgtgaactcactattctaaacatgacattctgattaactcatttgctcccccaaaacgtataaatgtgttctatttgaaaaaaaaattaagtgtcccaaagatgtttttatacgttttgttttgttttaaagctggagcatacagaaggctttgacgaaGCCTCACAATTGCACAGAAcgtttgaagaaatggtagttattacaaaaacggccagcaggtggcagcagagcaaaagagatcaaccagggccatgttgaaacaaagctgttttaccacaatttgaaatagatttgtgaataatgatgaaactcagctatattttaatgcaattgctgcaaaacagaaactttttttctgatgaaagaagagagactaatctttcttttggtagattccatgttttttttaaatagcaatagaacagaatattcagcataaaacagccgggagtgaaggggattgcttcagtgaaaatggctgggagtgaatgagttaatattagtggaatatgagttaagaagcaaaatcttaaaaatcttCAAAGTTTTTATCCTTctaatttgccacttgctgtcgactgaagatgacatcacaggtgcttgGAGCTCAGGcaatggccaatcacagctcatctgttttctgaagctgagctgtgattggttggtaccTAAGGCCTGAGCAACGGTgatgacaggaagtggcaaaatggccgccttctgatattgataacaaactagattttgctgcttaactcgttttccactaacacaatattaaccagaatacagtatttagactagtggggctgcatagaacatattattgtaattttttttttggggggggggggttgacttccctcccctttaactcattcactgccattgatggctatagacgtcaaaaattcatttgaactatttatattagttaaacatttttccccacttttgctaacaagagtatgaaaaacaatattttttattgaaaatttaggacagaatttaattaaaatttgaattgcctgacgctcctaatttttaaaaaaaaaaggggtgtcagatgatttttttttaatcgtaattaatcacatgacttccatAGTTGACTcacaaattaatcacaaattttctatctgttataaatttccaatattttttttccgagattttcataaaaaaattaatgaaatggaaaaaattgttaaactaatagaaatagttctcatgaatttttgacgtatatagtcgtcaatggcagcgaatgagttaattttccaATGTTGAATGTGTT is a window encoding:
- the LOC144058082 gene encoding endothelin-1, whose protein sequence is MTAQLSAPPTNMSSHVSILLLITLWVSLQLGSGRALMKAQDAHDDHDGVGAARLRSKRCACSSVHDSECYYFCHLDIIWVNTASKTTLYGLGGAKVRQRRSAGRCTCDDLDDLFCSSFCDLRGVTSKSKKVHNASD